One stretch of Halobaculum marinum DNA includes these proteins:
- a CDS encoding VOC family protein, with protein MNDNASPAARIGAVTLAVSDLDRVLAFYRDVVGLRVRERDDDRAVLGTPVTDLLVLVHDPDAPPRPSDAAGLFHTAFLFPSRAALGDALARAREAGARITGASDHRVSEALYLRDPEGNGVELYRDRPREAWPETDDRVEMDTLPLDVESLLTDRAGEFDAAGDPAPDDTTVGHVHLEVTDLEAAEAFYVDALGFDVRQRWEAEALFVAAGGYHHHIGLNTWNRRSSPASGRGLREFEVVVSDETALDAVRSDLADAGVAFRADGDALVASAPDGVAVRVLVG; from the coding sequence GTGAACGACAACGCCTCACCGGCGGCTCGCATCGGTGCCGTCACGCTCGCGGTCTCGGATCTCGACCGCGTCCTCGCGTTCTACCGTGACGTCGTCGGCCTGCGAGTCCGCGAGCGCGACGACGACCGCGCCGTGCTCGGGACGCCCGTAACAGACCTGCTGGTCCTCGTCCACGACCCGGACGCGCCACCGCGACCCAGCGACGCCGCCGGCTTGTTCCACACCGCGTTCCTGTTCCCCTCTCGCGCGGCACTCGGCGACGCGCTCGCCCGTGCCCGTGAGGCCGGGGCTCGGATCACCGGCGCCTCCGACCACCGCGTCAGCGAGGCGCTGTACCTCCGCGACCCGGAGGGGAACGGCGTCGAGTTGTACCGCGACCGCCCGCGCGAGGCGTGGCCCGAGACCGACGACCGCGTCGAGATGGACACGCTCCCGCTCGACGTTGAGTCGCTACTCACCGACCGAGCGGGCGAGTTCGACGCAGCAGGCGACCCGGCTCCCGACGACACGACCGTCGGCCACGTCCACCTCGAAGTGACCGACCTCGAGGCGGCGGAGGCGTTCTACGTCGACGCGCTCGGGTTCGACGTGCGTCAACGCTGGGAGGCCGAGGCGCTGTTCGTCGCCGCGGGTGGCTACCACCACCACATCGGCTTGAACACGTGGAATCGGCGCTCCAGTCCCGCATCGGGTCGGGGGCTACGGGAGTTCGAGGTCGTCGTCTCCGACGAGACGGCGCTCGATGCGGTCCGCTCCGACCTCGCCGACGCCGGGGTCGCGTTCCGTGCCGATGGTGACGCCCTCGTCGCCTCCGCCCCCGACGGCGTCGCCGTGCGCGTGCTCGTCGGCTGA
- the metG gene encoding methionine--tRNA ligase: MSNDASRTHEAFPTDAPAVVTCGLPYANGDLHIGHLRTYVGGDVYSRALESLGQSTAFVCGSDMHGTPIAVQAIEEGIDPEAFALEWHEQYAETFPKFGVEFDNYGHTHDDANRDLTYEIVDRLEAEGYVYEKEIKVAWDPVDEQPLPDRYVEGTCPYCGEHARGDECDEGCGRHLEPGEIEDPVSTISGNPAEYRDRAHKFFKVSELSEYLDGFLDRLEGTSNARNQPRQWLEDGLQDWCITRDLDWGFDYPGEDDLVLYVWVDAPIEYIASTKQYTERVGADTYDWEEAWREDGEIVHVIGRDIIQHHTIFWPGMLHVADFVEPRAVMASGFMTLGGKGFSTSRNRAVWAREYLDEGFHPDLLRYYLATNGGFQQDVDFSWEKFRDRVNNELVGTVGNFLYRSLLFAHRNFEGTPEADVSEEVEARILEAIDDFEAGVNDYSVRAVGNATVDLARFGNEYIQREEPWNLVGEDDEAAAQVIRDCVQIAKAVAVLFEPIAPETSEELWTQLGESGSVHDVTVDAALEAPPRDFGAPSELYEKIEDERVEELNEKLEARVAEATADDAGTETDESDADGEGDVSDIEPVADDRISFDEFQDLDLRVAEIVDAEPIEDSDNLVKLTVDIGLEERQIVAGIKQLHDVDDLPGTKVVVVANLEKAELFGHESNGMLLAAGEDADLLTTHGDSPVGTKIR, encoded by the coding sequence CGTACGTCGGCGGCGACGTGTACTCGCGCGCGCTCGAGTCGCTCGGCCAGTCGACCGCGTTCGTCTGCGGGTCGGACATGCACGGCACCCCCATCGCCGTCCAGGCGATCGAAGAGGGGATCGACCCGGAGGCGTTCGCGCTGGAGTGGCACGAGCAGTACGCCGAGACGTTCCCGAAGTTCGGCGTCGAGTTCGACAACTACGGCCACACCCACGACGACGCGAACCGCGACCTCACCTACGAAATCGTCGATCGACTCGAGGCGGAGGGGTACGTGTACGAGAAGGAGATCAAGGTCGCGTGGGACCCCGTCGACGAACAGCCGCTCCCGGACCGCTACGTCGAGGGGACGTGCCCGTACTGCGGCGAGCACGCCCGCGGCGACGAGTGCGACGAGGGGTGCGGTCGCCACCTCGAACCCGGCGAGATCGAAGACCCGGTCTCGACCATCTCCGGGAACCCCGCCGAGTACCGCGACCGCGCACACAAGTTCTTCAAGGTCTCTGAGTTGTCGGAGTACCTCGACGGCTTCCTCGACCGACTGGAGGGCACCTCGAACGCCCGGAACCAGCCCCGCCAGTGGCTGGAGGACGGCCTCCAGGACTGGTGTATCACGCGCGACCTCGACTGGGGGTTCGACTACCCCGGCGAGGACGACCTGGTCCTCTACGTCTGGGTCGACGCCCCCATCGAGTACATCGCCTCGACGAAGCAGTACACCGAGCGCGTCGGCGCCGACACGTACGACTGGGAAGAGGCCTGGCGCGAGGACGGCGAGATCGTGCACGTCATCGGGCGCGACATCATCCAGCACCACACCATCTTCTGGCCCGGGATGCTCCACGTGGCCGACTTCGTCGAGCCGCGCGCCGTGATGGCGAGCGGCTTCATGACGCTCGGCGGGAAGGGCTTCTCCACCTCGCGAAACCGTGCGGTGTGGGCCCGAGAGTACCTCGACGAGGGGTTCCACCCGGACCTGCTGCGCTACTACCTCGCCACCAACGGCGGGTTCCAGCAGGACGTCGACTTCTCGTGGGAGAAGTTCCGCGACCGCGTCAACAACGAACTCGTGGGGACGGTCGGCAACTTCCTGTACCGCTCGCTGCTGTTCGCCCACCGCAACTTCGAGGGGACGCCCGAGGCGGACGTGAGCGAGGAGGTCGAGGCCCGCATCCTGGAGGCCATCGACGACTTCGAAGCCGGCGTGAACGACTACTCCGTCCGCGCGGTCGGCAACGCGACGGTCGACTTGGCGCGCTTCGGCAACGAGTACATCCAGCGCGAGGAGCCGTGGAACCTCGTCGGCGAGGACGACGAGGCCGCCGCCCAGGTGATCCGCGACTGCGTCCAGATCGCGAAGGCGGTCGCCGTCCTCTTCGAACCCATCGCCCCGGAGACGAGCGAGGAGTTGTGGACCCAACTCGGCGAGTCTGGCTCCGTCCACGATGTAACGGTCGACGCCGCGCTGGAGGCGCCGCCGCGCGACTTCGGCGCCCCCTCGGAGCTGTACGAGAAGATCGAAGACGAGCGCGTCGAGGAACTCAACGAGAAACTCGAGGCGCGCGTCGCCGAGGCGACCGCCGACGACGCCGGAACCGAAACCGACGAGTCGGACGCGGACGGCGAAGGTGACGTGAGCGATATCGAACCCGTCGCCGACGACCGCATCAGCTTCGACGAATTCCAGGACCTCGACCTCCGCGTCGCCGAAATCGTCGACGCCGAGCCGATCGAGGACTCCGACAACCTCGTGAAACTCACCGTCGACATCGGCCTCGAGGAGCGCCAGATCGTCGCCGGCATCAAACAACTCCACGACGTCGACGACCTCCCCGGCACGAAGGTCGTCGTCGTCGCGAACCTGGAGAAGGCCGAACTGTTCGGCCACGAGTCGAACGGGATGCTGCTGGCCGCGGGCGAGGACGCCGACCTGCTGACGACGCACGGCGACTCGCCGGTCGGCACGAAGATCCGGTAA